The following nucleotide sequence is from Armatimonadota bacterium.
CTGGGAGTCGATCATGCGTGCTCTGTGGTCACAACCGGGAGAAGCTCGAGCACGTCGGACCTCCTACTTCACGAGCACGTTGGACCTCCTACTTCAACAGGCGGGAGAGGCGCCGGTCGGCGTAGACCTTCCCGCCGGTCTGGCAGCCAGGGCAGTAGGAGGTCTCCCGTTCCTGGAAGTAGACGGCGGCCAGCCGCCCACCGCAGCGAGGGCATTCTTGGCCGGCCCGACGGTGGATGCGGAAAAGGTCTTCTGGCTCGCGCAGCGGCAGGGTCTGGCCGAACCGGGCGCGGTGCTCCTCGATGGAGCGCTGCAGAACCTCGCGGATCGCCGTGTGCAGGCGCTGCTGCTCCTCCGGCTGCAGGGATCCCGTGAGGGCAAACGGCGAGAGGCGGGCTTCCCAGAGGATCTCGTCGGCCCAGGCGTTGCCGATGCCGGCCAGGTAACGCTGGCTGGTCAGGAAGCGCTTGAGCTGCATCTGCGCCTGGGCCAGCATCGCCGCCAGCACGGGGGCGGAGAACGCTTCGTCCAGCGGCTCCAGGCCCAGCGTGGACAGCGGCTCGGTCCCCTCCACTTCCTCCGCCCGCCGCAGGTACAGACCGGCACGCTTCTTCGGCCCCCGCTCCACCAGCCGCAGGTCATTGCCGTCGTCCAGAGCGAGGGCTAGGGCCACGTCCTTGGCCAGGCGCTGTCCAGAGGGGACCACCTGCAGCCGGCCGTCACGGCCCAGGTGTACGATCATGACCAGCCCGCCGGAGAGGTCGAAGAGCAGCAGTTTCCCCCTGCGGCGCACGTCCTGGACGGTCGCCCCCGCGAGGGCCTCAAGCGGCGGGTGAACCGACTTCAACAGGGCGGCGCTGTGCAGGTGCGTCGCGCGGATCGTCCGCCCTGACACTTGGGGCCTGAGGGCGGCGACCAACGCCTCCAGCCAGGGAATCTCAGGCACCCGCCAGCTCCGCCGCAGCCCAGCTACTTGCCGCCTGCAGCGCCGCCGCCACCGCGCCCTCTACGATGCCCTGGGCGAATTCCGGTCTCCCCCCACCCCGCCCCCCGTACTGACGGAGCGTCCGCTGCAGCAGCGCGGCCACATCCACCCCCACATCGGGTGAGCGGGCGAAGACCACATGTCCCTCCTCCGTGGCCAGCAGGACAACCAGGCCGCCCTCCGAGACCAGCGCCCGGGCCAGGCCCCGCACCTCATCGAGGGGTCGCCCCCCGAGCACCTCCGTCACCACCGCCGGGGCCTGGACGTCCCGGCGGCGCAGGCCGGCCTCCACGGCCAGGAGCCGCTGCAGCGTCTCTTCCGCCCGCCGCGCCGCCTCCTGTTCCCGCGCAGCCAGCCGCTGGACCGCGGCCACCACCTCCTCCTCCCCCGTGGAAAGCAGGCGCAGGAGGTCGGCCAGGAGGCGGCTCTGCCGGCGGCGATCCCGCAGGGCGCGCCAGCCGCAGAGGAACTGGACGCGGGTCCCACCCTTGTATCGCTCCCAGCCGGTGACGGCCACCATCCCCACCTCGCCCGTGGCCCGCACGTGCGTCCCACCGCAGGGGGAGCGGTCGAACCCTTCGATCTCCACCAGGCGAATCGTCCCGGACTTCTGCGGCGGGCGGCGCAGCCCCCAGCGGCCCACCTCCGTCTCGTCCACGAAATGGAGGCGCACCGGCCGGTTCTCCATCACCACGGCGTTGGCAGCATCCTCCAGCCGCGCCGCCTCCGCCGGGCCGAACTGCGCGGCATCCAGGTCGACCGTGCAGCGCTCGGCGCCCAGGTGGACGGCCAGCGTGGTTGCACCCAGCTCCCGTAATGCTGCCTGGGAGAGAAGGTGCTGGCCGGTGTGCTGCTGCATGTGGTCAAAGCGGCGCTCCCAGTCCACGCGGCCCTCCACCACCTGCCCGGGGAGAGAGGCGGGATCGCCTCCGTCCAGACGGTGGAGGACGCGGCCGTCATCGGTCTCCGTCACCTCCAGGACGGGCAGGCCTCCCAGGAGGCCTGTGTCGTGCAGCTGCCCGCCGGAGGTGGGATAGAAGGCGGTGCGGTCCAGCTCCACCAGCACCCCGCCAGAGACGGGGCGTGCGGCCTGCACGCGCGCCTGAAAGGTGCGCAGGTAGGCGTCGGTCAGGTAGAGCCGTTCGGTCATCTGTGGGAGCGCCATGCTGCCTAGCGTTTCAGGCTGAGCGTCAGGCCGTCCCGCAGCGGCAGGAGCACCGAGTGCAGACCGGGGTGGCCGAAGGCCAGCCTGTTGTACTGCCGGACCCCTTCACGGTCGGCGGCAGACCAGCGTCCCTCGGGCGCGCCGGGGACCACCTCCCCGCCCAGCAGCGCGTTGTCGGCGACCAGCAGGCCCCCATCGGCCAGCAGGGGGAGGACCAGGTCGAAGTATGCCGGGTACTCGGTCTTCACCGCATCCAGGAAGACGAGCCCGTAGGTCATCCCGCGCAACGTCGGCAGCACCTGCAGCGCGGCGCCGGGCAGGACCTCCACCAGGTCGGAGAGGTCCGCCCGGGAGAGGTTTGCCTGCGCCCGGGCGACGCGCTCCGGGCGCAGCTCGACAGTCTGCAGCCGCCCTCCATACTCCCGCAGCGCCCGACCCATCCAGATGGCGGAGTAGCCGATGGCCGCCCCCACTTCCAGGACGCGGGAGGGACGGGCCAGGCGCACCAGCAACGCCAGGAGGCTACCCACCTGGGGGCCGCAGATGGGGATGCGCTCCTCCCGCGCCTGCGCCTCCAGCTCCACCAGCAGTGGGTCGCGCGGCGGCAGCAGGTCGTCCAGGTACTGCAGGACCCGGCCAGACAGGAGTTCGGGCATCAGCTCGTCAGCATCCCCAATGTGTCGTACAAGAGCGTAGCGTATTCCACCCCTGCAGGTACAGCGCCGGGAAGGCCACCTGAGGGTTCGTGTTTACTTCCAGCCAGGCCTGTGCTAGACTGCGCGGCGGCAGGTAGGGCGCAACGCGCAGTATCTGTACGTTTACAGAAGGGAGAAGGGTCTTGATGGCCACAGGCACGGTCAAGTGGTTCAGTGCGGAGAAGGGCTACGGCTTCATCTCCGTGGAAGGCGGCAAGGACGTCTTCGTGCACTACACCGCGATCCAGTCTGACGGCTTCCGCACCCTCCAGGAGGGGCAGGCCGTACAGTTCGACATCGTGGAAGGCAAGAAGGGTCCGCAGGCGGCAAACGTCACCATCCTCTAGATCACGCTCGCCAGCGCCAGACGGCAGCCCGGGTATTCCCCGGGCTGCCGTGTTTCTGGCCGAAAAGCCCCAGGGGAGACCGCGGCCTGCCGCGAATCTGCATCACCGTGGCACTGCTTGCCCTGGTGGACTATCTCTTCCTGTTCCTCTACCTGGCACTATTGGTGCGCGTCATCCTCTCGTGGGTGCCCGGCGCGATGGACAGCGGCGCCGCCCTTTTCGTCTACAGGATCACCGACCCGCTCCTGGCCCCGCTGCGGCGGGTGATTCCCCCGGTGGGCGGGCTGGACATCACACCGCTTATCGCCTTCCTCATCCTGGGCGCGGCGCAGCGCATCGTCCGCGAGATCCTGCTTAGCCTGATGTTCTGATCTGCCTGAAGGGC
It contains:
- a CDS encoding alanyl-tRNA editing protein, with translation MTERLYLTDAYLRTFQARVQAARPVSGGVLVELDRTAFYPTSGGQLHDTGLLGGLPVLEVTETDDGRVLHRLDGGDPASLPGQVVEGRVDWERRFDHMQQHTGQHLLSQAALRELGATTLAVHLGAERCTVDLDAAQFGPAEAARLEDAANAVVMENRPVRLHFVDETEVGRWGLRRPPQKSGTIRLVEIEGFDRSPCGGTHVRATGEVGMVAVTGWERYKGGTRVQFLCGWRALRDRRRQSRLLADLLRLLSTGEEEVVAAVQRLAAREQEAARRAEETLQRLLAVEAGLRRRDVQAPAVVTEVLGGRPLDEVRGLARALVSEGGLVVLLATEEGHVVFARSPDVGVDVAALLQRTLRQYGGRGGGRPEFAQGIVEGAVAAALQAASSWAAAELAGA
- a CDS encoding DNA-formamidopyrimidine glycosylase family protein, which produces MPEIPWLEALVAALRPQVSGRTIRATHLHSAALLKSVHPPLEALAGATVQDVRRRGKLLLFDLSGGLVMIVHLGRDGRLQVVPSGQRLAKDVALALALDDGNDLRLVERGPKKRAGLYLRRAEEVEGTEPLSTLGLEPLDEAFSAPVLAAMLAQAQMQLKRFLTSQRYLAGIGNAWADEILWEARLSPFALTGSLQPEEQQRLHTAIREVLQRSIEEHRARFGQTLPLREPEDLFRIHRRAGQECPRCGGRLAAVYFQERETSYCPGCQTGGKVYADRRLSRLLK
- a CDS encoding YggT family protein: MALLALVDYLFLFLYLALLVRVILSWVPGAMDSGAALFVYRITDPLLAPLRRVIPPVGGLDITPLIAFLILGAAQRIVREILLSLMF
- a CDS encoding cold-shock protein: MATGTVKWFSAEKGYGFISVEGGKDVFVHYTAIQSDGFRTLQEGQAVQFDIVEGKKGPQAANVTIL
- a CDS encoding O-methyltransferase, which codes for MPELLSGRVLQYLDDLLPPRDPLLVELEAQAREERIPICGPQVGSLLALLVRLARPSRVLEVGAAIGYSAIWMGRALREYGGRLQTVELRPERVARAQANLSRADLSDLVEVLPGAALQVLPTLRGMTYGLVFLDAVKTEYPAYFDLVLPLLADGGLLVADNALLGGEVVPGAPEGRWSAADREGVRQYNRLAFGHPGLHSVLLPLRDGLTLSLKR